From the Candidatus Peregrinibacteria bacterium genome, one window contains:
- a CDS encoding glycosyltransferase, with the protein MERVLVIACMPLYAGKGSSLRAMKAIEVLSQKYEVDVVCYATGKENPREGVSFFRTPKFFKPNLRPFQISFFRIILDFFVLMRAFSLLCTRHYSVIHAEDFEAACIARVLVFFRLQKKMVYNLHNRISDNLGVSLKKDRGIFTFLLLRIEKSIIQKSDLIVCNWKRYQEDNDFAFGEKNIMVRQYFSSRKGAISPFLFSKALSLVFRKYTWLSGGI; encoded by the coding sequence ATGGAGAGAGTACTTGTTATTGCATGCATGCCCCTCTACGCTGGGAAGGGCTCTAGTCTCAGGGCAATGAAGGCAATTGAGGTGCTTTCTCAAAAATATGAAGTTGATGTGGTGTGTTATGCCACAGGAAAGGAAAACCCCCGTGAGGGGGTTTCTTTTTTTCGAACACCAAAATTTTTTAAACCAAATCTCAGACCTTTTCAGATATCTTTCTTTCGAATTATTTTGGATTTTTTTGTTCTGATGAGGGCTTTTTCTCTTTTGTGTACTCGTCATTATAGCGTCATACATGCTGAAGATTTTGAGGCGGCATGCATTGCTCGTGTTCTCGTGTTCTTTCGTTTGCAAAAAAAAATGGTATACAACCTTCATAATCGTATATCCGATAATCTTGGTGTGAGTTTAAAGAAAGATAGAGGGATTTTTACATTCCTTCTTCTCCGTATAGAAAAAAGTATTATCCAAAAATCAGATCTCATTGTTTGTAATTGGAAGCGATATCAAGAAGATAATGATTTTGCTTTTGGGGAAAAAAATATTATGGTACGACAGTATTTCTCTTCAAGAAAAGGAGCCATTTCTCCCTTCTTATTTTCCAAAGCACTATCTCTTGTATTCAGGAAATACACTTGGTTATCAGGGGGTATTTGA
- a CDS encoding glycosyltransferase → MYSGNTLGYQGVFEFLVQTQNASFALPLVIVGKADEALRKNVSHLEREGKVFFLGEKTIEETNILIKKSFFCILPRLTVCSSMKVLHYFSNDKPVFAKNIPYNNECIVHEKNGILYDSPSELLAFYEKAVTNRSFYKSLSVGAAITGKNIRDNWLQNDFIQAYGNTIQK, encoded by the coding sequence TTGTATTCAGGAAATACACTTGGTTATCAGGGGGTATTTGAGTTCCTTGTCCAAACACAAAATGCCTCTTTCGCTTTGCCACTTGTTATTGTTGGGAAAGCTGATGAAGCTCTTCGCAAGAATGTCTCTCATTTGGAGCGAGAAGGGAAGGTTTTTTTTCTCGGAGAAAAAACTATTGAAGAGACAAATATTCTCATAAAAAAATCATTTTTTTGTATTCTCCCAAGGCTTACGGTCTGTTCCAGTATGAAAGTTCTTCATTATTTTTCGAATGATAAACCAGTGTTTGCCAAAAATATTCCCTATAATAATGAATGTATTGTTCACGAAAAAAATGGAATCCTTTATGATTCTCCTTCCGAACTTCTTGCCTTTTATGAAAAGGCAGTGACGAATAGGTCGTTTTATAAAAGTCTTTCTGTGGGGGCTGCTATTACCGGAAAAAATATTCGTGATAATTGGCTTCAAAATGATTTTATCCAAGCGTATGGGAATACGATTCAAAAGTAG
- a CDS encoding glycosyltransferase family 4 protein, whose translation MGIRFKSSNEHHILHLIDKEGVGGVEILVQNLAESFSSIRCSYLFLRSSKKTTENIFRKHFYKWSISPFFFLIFFLRRENIHLVHTHHRKGFYLMCLISLFLSYIVFVHHEHGDVLQKQNTFYRFFLLLFQKRISRIIAVSTPLQEEIQKIVPHVHCDVLLNPLLSQKGNISLDDQMILKEIEGIKKTTPFLIGYFGRIELVKRLDVLLHALSLLSLPRDAWRAVFLGEGKQKKFLQKLCSQKNLSKNVSFLPSISSHACQTAYSFLDVSVLCSEFEGLSLFLLESLQNEISVIISDVPAPNAYISHEKNGLLYPFGDAKALSLLIEKLFHNFVLRHKIAKSGRLFAEKTFPSQDEYNAHLEKIYLEVLS comes from the coding sequence ATGGGAATACGATTCAAAAGTAGCAATGAACACCATATACTTCATCTTATTGACAAAGAGGGAGTTGGCGGAGTTGAGATCCTTGTGCAAAATCTTGCAGAGTCTTTTTCTTCCATCAGGTGTTCATATCTTTTTTTGAGGTCATCAAAAAAAACAACTGAAAATATTTTTCGAAAACATTTTTATAAGTGGAGTATCTCCCCCTTCTTCTTCTTGATTTTCTTTTTGAGACGAGAAAATATCCATCTTGTCCATACGCATCATCGAAAAGGATTCTATCTTATGTGTCTTATAAGCCTTTTTCTCAGCTATATTGTGTTTGTTCATCATGAGCACGGGGATGTTTTGCAAAAACAAAATACTTTCTATCGTTTCTTTTTACTTCTTTTTCAGAAGAGGATCTCTCGAATTATTGCTGTTTCCACTCCTCTTCAGGAAGAAATACAAAAGATAGTTCCTCATGTACATTGTGATGTTCTTTTAAACCCTCTCTTGTCTCAGAAAGGTAACATTTCTTTGGATGATCAAATGATACTCAAAGAAATAGAGGGTATTAAAAAGACGACACCGTTTCTTATTGGATATTTTGGAAGGATAGAGTTAGTGAAGCGGCTTGACGTTCTTTTGCATGCACTTTCGCTTCTTTCGCTTCCTCGTGATGCTTGGAGGGCTGTTTTTTTGGGAGAAGGAAAGCAAAAAAAATTTCTGCAAAAGCTTTGCTCTCAAAAGAATCTTTCTAAAAATGTCTCATTTCTTCCTTCTATCTCGTCTCATGCTTGCCAAACAGCATATTCATTTCTTGATGTTTCGGTACTCTGTTCCGAATTTGAAGGTCTCTCTCTTTTTCTTCTGGAATCTCTGCAAAATGAAATTTCGGTTATCATCTCTGATGTTCCGGCTCCGAATGCTTATATTTCGCATGAAAAAAATGGTCTTCTTTATCCATTTGGTGATGCGAAAGCACTTTCACTTCTTATCGAAAAACTATTTCATAATTTCGTATTGCGTCACAAAATAGCAAAATCTGGACGTCTCTTTGCTGAAAAGACATTTCCAAGTCAAGATGAGTACAATGCTCATCTTGAAAAGATATATCTTGAAGTTCTCTCGTGA
- a CDS encoding oligosaccharide flippase family protein, whose protein sequence is MKKKIFQESVWSFSSKGVGILLFFLNSSLLAHLLGKEVFGQWIVLFSLFSLCHFFTLFGVNDYLRKELVQSHSKEYRKIVFPFFVVRGVVTLFSGILLFFFVDGTSIFSPVFISIILTFLIPFLLLYGILDFLHQIFFGLHRIKYSFFLSCIEQISFFSFLFCFSLIQEITLESVFIFHLLSFFLAVVFGAFFFLYQTRAEKNTPLLLFDRKTYFSLFFHSFPYFVVQAGTYFFSYIDILLLGIVASPVYAGVYGIAKNVVSKIPHINTALSLSFSPVFSNIARKDAGFQEKKNILLHYVFLNIIILVCISIGILLFSDIFVRLIWGNTYQEASFFLRLLIPYMISFSLLSSFGAILDYNNAIRKRAIIYISSSVLFLLLFFVLKGKLHAILISLSLSCVVASFAHFILLFQKIFNKDTQN, encoded by the coding sequence GTGAAAAAGAAGATTTTTCAGGAATCGGTGTGGTCATTTTCTTCAAAAGGAGTTGGCATTCTCCTGTTTTTTTTGAACAGCTCTCTTCTTGCTCATCTTCTTGGAAAAGAAGTTTTTGGACAATGGATAGTACTTTTTTCTCTCTTTTCTCTCTGTCATTTTTTCACACTTTTTGGAGTAAACGATTATCTCAGGAAAGAATTGGTACAGAGCCACTCAAAAGAATATCGAAAAATCGTCTTCCCTTTTTTTGTTGTTCGAGGGGTAGTTACTCTTTTTTCGGGTATTCTTCTGTTCTTCTTTGTGGATGGAACATCTATTTTTTCACCGGTATTCATTAGTATTATTTTGACTTTCCTTATTCCTTTTCTTCTTCTCTACGGAATTCTCGATTTTCTTCATCAAATATTTTTCGGGTTGCACCGTATAAAATATTCCTTCTTTTTGAGCTGTATTGAACAGATATCATTTTTCTCTTTCCTTTTTTGTTTTTCTTTAATACAAGAGATTACTCTTGAGTCTGTTTTTATATTTCATCTTCTCTCCTTTTTTCTGGCAGTTGTTTTTGGGGCGTTCTTTTTTTTGTATCAGACACGAGCAGAAAAAAACACGCCACTCCTTCTTTTTGATAGGAAGACATATTTTTCCCTCTTTTTTCACAGTTTTCCCTATTTTGTAGTGCAAGCAGGAACCTATTTCTTTTCCTATATTGATATTTTGCTTCTTGGGATTGTCGCTTCACCTGTCTATGCCGGAGTGTATGGTATTGCAAAAAATGTTGTTTCGAAAATCCCCCATATCAACACTGCTCTTTCTCTCTCATTTTCTCCTGTCTTTTCTAATATTGCGAGAAAGGACGCTGGTTTTCAGGAGAAAAAGAATATTCTCCTCCATTATGTTTTTCTCAATATAATCATTCTTGTATGTATCTCTATAGGGATTCTCTTGTTTTCTGATATTTTTGTTCGTCTCATTTGGGGAAATACATACCAAGAGGCATCGTTCTTTTTGCGATTGCTTATCCCCTATATGATATCTTTTTCCTTGCTGTCGTCATTTGGGGCGATTCTTGACTACAACAATGCCATAAGAAAAAGAGCGATTATTTACATTTCTTCTTCTGTGCTCTTTCTCCTTCTCTTTTTTGTGTTAAAGGGAAAATTACACGCCATTCTTATTTCTCTTTCACTCTCTTGTGTTGTGGCAAGCTTTGCTCATTTTATTCTCTTGTTTCAAAAAATATTCAATAAAGATACACAGAACTGA
- the rplK gene encoding 50S ribosomal protein L11 → MMAKKVTKIVKLQVPAGKANPAPPVGPALGSAGVPIQDFCTQFNEKTREMGDTVVSVVITVYEDRSFTFIVKSPPAAILLKKALGKQSGSPKPHLDKIGTISRAQLEEIATTKMKDLNANNMDAAVKIIGGTARSMGIKVEA, encoded by the coding sequence ATAATGGCGAAGAAAGTCACAAAAATAGTCAAACTTCAAGTTCCAGCAGGAAAAGCGAATCCTGCACCACCAGTGGGACCCGCACTTGGATCGGCAGGAGTGCCCATTCAAGATTTTTGTACCCAATTCAATGAGAAAACACGAGAAATGGGTGATACTGTGGTTTCGGTAGTCATTACGGTTTATGAAGACCGAAGTTTTACATTTATTGTTAAATCCCCTCCTGCAGCAATTCTTCTCAAAAAAGCACTCGGAAAACAATCGGGGAGTCCAAAGCCTCATCTCGATAAAATTGGAACCATTTCCCGAGCTCAGCTTGAAGAAATTGCCACCACGAAAATGAAAGATCTCAATGCCAACAATATGGATGCCGCTGTGAAAATTATTGGCGGAACCGCTCGATCAATGGGAATTAAGGTAGAAGCGTAA
- the nusG gene encoding transcription termination/antitermination factor NusG: protein MSEDTIIKTATEESAGRQDSKAGRNWYVIHTYSGYEDSVKNALEQRIESMNMQGKIFEIVVPKETEVILRKGKPVQRKKCIFPGYVLVSMVVTDESWYVVRNTPNVTGFVGSGNIPVPVTPEEFGLVRKRMGVNEPKYKADFGKGDIVKIIDGPFATHEGVVSEVYPEKGKLRVLVTLFERETPMELSFSQIQKK from the coding sequence ATGTCAGAAGATACCATTATCAAAACAGCAACAGAAGAATCTGCTGGTCGTCAAGATTCCAAAGCAGGACGGAATTGGTATGTAATTCATACCTACTCTGGATATGAAGATTCCGTAAAAAATGCGCTAGAGCAGAGAATTGAGTCGATGAATATGCAAGGAAAAATCTTTGAAATTGTTGTTCCAAAAGAAACCGAAGTTATTTTGCGAAAAGGAAAACCTGTCCAACGCAAAAAATGTATTTTCCCAGGATACGTGCTCGTCAGCATGGTTGTTACAGATGAGAGTTGGTATGTTGTGCGGAATACACCAAACGTCACCGGTTTTGTTGGATCGGGAAATATTCCAGTTCCCGTTACTCCTGAGGAATTTGGACTTGTACGAAAACGAATGGGAGTTAATGAACCAAAGTACAAAGCAGACTTTGGAAAAGGCGATATCGTGAAAATTATCGATGGACCATTCGCCACTCATGAGGGTGTTGTCAGCGAGGTATATCCCGAAAAAGGAAAGCTTCGCGTCCTTGTTACACTCTTTGAACGCGAAACCCCCATGGAGCTCTCTTTTTCTCAGATTCAAAAGAAATAA
- the secE gene encoding preprotein translocase subunit SecE: protein MNSVKKYLQEAIHELRQVQWPTKNHAMRISIVAAIFVGSSAIIIGLVDLVLSKVILSL from the coding sequence GTGAATTCCGTTAAAAAATACCTTCAGGAGGCTATTCATGAGCTTCGACAGGTTCAGTGGCCTACCAAAAATCATGCCATGCGCATTAGCATTGTTGCCGCTATCTTTGTTGGATCAAGCGCCATCATCATTGGTCTTGTGGACTTGGTTCTCAGCAAAGTTATTCTCTCTCTTTAG
- a CDS encoding aspartate-semialdehyde dehydrogenase → MSSSVGIVGCTGAVGQEMISVLHKRNFPLSELHLFASARSAGKVFQTPFGEKTVEEFSVEKTKNLDFVLMAVSGSFAKEYAREIAKGKPIVIDNSSAFRLENDVPLICPEVNPKAAQGHKLIANPNCSTLILNVALYPLHREFTCKKVIVSTYQATSGAGAPAMEELRTETQHFLNGEPVLNKEFVHPIPFNLIPHIDSFQENGYTREEMKVTWETRKIFGAPNLPISCTAVRIPTFRAHAESVTIETEKPISPEMAREILKMSPGVEVRDAPEEFLYPMPLTASQKENVEVGRIRQSLIFGENGIDFFLCGDQLLKGAALNAVQISELFV, encoded by the coding sequence ATGTCGTCTTCTGTGGGAATTGTGGGATGCACCGGTGCTGTAGGACAAGAGATGATTTCCGTTCTCCACAAGCGCAATTTTCCACTTTCGGAGCTTCATCTGTTTGCAAGTGCAAGAAGCGCCGGAAAGGTGTTTCAAACTCCATTTGGAGAAAAAACTGTTGAAGAATTTTCCGTGGAAAAAACAAAGAATTTAGATTTTGTGCTTATGGCAGTTTCTGGCAGTTTTGCCAAAGAATATGCAAGAGAAATCGCGAAGGGAAAACCAATTGTTATTGATAACTCCTCTGCTTTTCGCTTAGAAAACGATGTACCGCTCATTTGTCCAGAAGTAAATCCCAAAGCGGCACAAGGGCACAAACTTATTGCAAATCCAAACTGTAGTACACTCATTTTAAATGTTGCCCTCTATCCGCTCCACAGAGAATTCACTTGTAAAAAAGTCATTGTTTCTACTTATCAAGCAACAAGCGGAGCCGGAGCGCCTGCCATGGAAGAACTCCGCACCGAAACACAACACTTCTTAAATGGAGAACCTGTTTTGAATAAAGAATTTGTTCATCCAATCCCTTTTAACCTCATTCCTCATATCGATTCATTTCAAGAAAATGGCTACACCCGAGAAGAAATGAAAGTGACTTGGGAAACGAGAAAAATTTTCGGAGCGCCAAATCTTCCAATTTCATGTACCGCAGTTCGCATTCCTACTTTTCGGGCGCATGCGGAATCGGTAACCATTGAAACAGAAAAACCGATTTCCCCAGAAATGGCAAGGGAAATTCTCAAGATGTCGCCCGGAGTAGAGGTGCGAGATGCACCAGAAGAATTTCTCTATCCTATGCCACTCACCGCTTCTCAAAAGGAAAATGTAGAAGTAGGGCGCATTCGACAGAGTCTTATTTTTGGGGAAAACGGAATCGACTTTTTTCTCTGCGGAGATCAACTCTTAAAAGGTGCGGCACTCAATGCCGTACAGATTTCCGAGCTTTTTGTATAA
- the secA gene encoding preprotein translocase subunit SecA, translating into MSVTSFLQKVMGDPSEKAVKAAWKKVEEVNKIEEQLQALSDEELRAKTDEFRERIQNGETTEALLPEAFAVVKNACRRLSGSTFEVNGKEETWNMIPYDVQIVGGAVLHSRRISEMKTGEGKTLVCTLPAYLEALAGKGVHVITVNDYLAKRDAQWMGHLYRYLGLSVGVITNDVDRSGRKEAYASDITYGTNNEFGFDYLRDNMATTPRDIVQRELHYAIVDEVDSILVDEARTPLIISAPAEESTSKYQKYDTLVRHLEKDTHYNLDEKRKTAVLTEDGIKKMEQLMGVENVYSDAGFAEVHHIEQALRARAVYHRDKDYVVKDGEVIIVDEFTGRLMPGRRYSDGLHQALEAKEKVEIRRESKTLATITFQNYFRLYHRLSGMTGTAKTEEEEFLKIYGLEVAVIPTNRTITRKDLADVVYKNERGKFIAIAQKTAEKHASGQPVLIGTISIERSEALSFLLQQKGIPHEVLNAKNHAREAEIVANAGQFGAVTIATNMAGRGTDIKLGEGVAELGGLCIIGSERHESRRIDNQLRGRAGRQGDQGETQFFLSLEDSLMRLFGSDRLQKMMETLKIPDDMPIESRLISGSIESAQKKVEGHHFDVRKHVVQYDDVMNRQREIIYRRRRKILNQGDIHEEILKWIEGEVELLRNLHIHGREAHQYELKEFAAGISALHQHGAPTIVDYETAETEERIEELARTFLTTEYQKREDALSDAKYFRQAERMVTLRTIDQFWMEHIDDMTHLREQVALVGYAQKNPLHEYQAIGYEKFKTLLQKVQNSVIRTMFQMNIEIRFGQEIPEEKPKNIQTNAEEITTALTAEDTVSRAGPHRVSANNIPPSAVSKISSGRVRAESTTPQKQPEAGRNDQCPCGSGKKYKKCCGKED; encoded by the coding sequence ATGAGCGTCACATCATTCCTCCAAAAAGTCATGGGAGACCCCTCTGAAAAAGCCGTAAAAGCCGCGTGGAAAAAGGTAGAAGAGGTCAACAAGATTGAAGAACAACTTCAAGCTCTTTCCGATGAAGAGCTTCGGGCAAAAACAGACGAATTTCGAGAGCGAATTCAAAATGGAGAAACAACGGAGGCTCTTCTTCCTGAAGCTTTTGCTGTTGTTAAAAATGCTTGTCGTCGGCTTTCGGGAAGTACTTTTGAGGTAAATGGAAAGGAAGAAACTTGGAATATGATTCCCTATGATGTTCAAATTGTAGGAGGCGCTGTCCTCCACAGCAGGCGTATTTCTGAAATGAAAACAGGAGAAGGAAAAACACTGGTTTGCACGCTTCCTGCATATCTCGAAGCACTCGCCGGAAAAGGCGTACATGTCATTACCGTGAATGATTACCTTGCAAAACGTGATGCCCAGTGGATGGGACACCTCTACCGATATCTTGGACTTTCTGTGGGGGTCATTACAAATGATGTCGACCGCTCTGGACGAAAAGAGGCCTACGCTTCGGATATTACCTACGGAACAAATAATGAATTTGGTTTCGATTACCTTCGAGACAATATGGCAACAACTCCACGAGACATTGTGCAGCGCGAACTCCATTATGCCATTGTGGATGAGGTCGACTCTATCCTTGTGGATGAAGCACGTACACCACTCATTATTTCGGCTCCAGCAGAAGAATCGACTTCAAAATATCAAAAATATGACACACTCGTGCGACACCTCGAAAAAGACACACACTACAACTTGGACGAAAAACGAAAAACAGCGGTACTCACAGAAGATGGTATCAAAAAAATGGAACAGCTCATGGGAGTAGAAAATGTCTACAGCGATGCTGGTTTTGCGGAAGTGCATCACATTGAACAAGCTTTGCGAGCGCGAGCAGTCTATCACCGAGATAAAGACTATGTCGTTAAAGACGGAGAAGTCATTATTGTGGATGAATTCACGGGACGTCTCATGCCTGGACGCAGATATTCGGATGGCTTGCACCAAGCACTTGAAGCGAAAGAAAAGGTAGAAATTCGTCGCGAAAGCAAAACATTGGCGACGATTACGTTTCAGAACTACTTTCGACTGTACCACAGACTCTCAGGAATGACGGGAACGGCGAAAACAGAAGAGGAAGAGTTTTTGAAAATTTACGGATTAGAAGTTGCTGTTATTCCCACAAATCGAACCATAACGCGAAAGGATTTAGCGGATGTTGTCTACAAAAATGAGCGCGGAAAATTTATTGCCATTGCCCAAAAAACAGCAGAAAAACATGCTTCTGGGCAACCAGTTCTCATCGGAACTATTTCTATCGAACGATCCGAAGCACTCTCTTTTCTCTTGCAACAAAAAGGCATTCCGCACGAAGTGCTCAATGCAAAAAATCACGCTCGAGAAGCAGAAATCGTGGCAAATGCCGGACAATTTGGAGCAGTCACTATCGCCACAAATATGGCAGGACGCGGAACAGATATTAAACTTGGAGAAGGTGTGGCAGAACTTGGTGGGCTTTGCATTATCGGTTCCGAACGACACGAATCACGTCGCATCGATAATCAGCTCCGCGGACGTGCGGGACGACAAGGAGATCAGGGAGAAACACAATTTTTCTTATCACTAGAAGATTCGCTCATGCGTCTTTTTGGTTCTGATCGTCTTCAAAAAATGATGGAAACGCTCAAAATTCCAGATGATATGCCCATTGAAAGCCGACTTATTAGCGGATCGATTGAATCGGCACAAAAGAAAGTAGAAGGACATCACTTTGATGTTCGAAAACATGTCGTACAATACGACGATGTTATGAACCGCCAACGAGAAATTATCTACCGACGACGACGAAAAATACTAAACCAAGGAGATATTCACGAAGAGATTCTCAAGTGGATTGAGGGCGAAGTGGAACTCCTGAGAAATCTCCATATTCATGGACGCGAAGCACATCAGTATGAGCTCAAAGAATTTGCCGCGGGTATTTCTGCACTTCATCAACACGGTGCCCCAACCATAGTAGATTACGAAACCGCCGAAACAGAAGAGAGAATAGAAGAACTCGCACGAACCTTTCTCACCACCGAATACCAAAAACGGGAAGATGCTCTTTCGGATGCAAAATATTTTCGACAAGCCGAGCGTATGGTTACTCTGCGGACTATTGACCAATTTTGGATGGAGCATATCGATGACATGACTCACTTACGAGAACAAGTAGCACTTGTGGGATATGCTCAAAAAAATCCACTCCACGAGTACCAAGCAATTGGCTACGAAAAGTTTAAAACCTTACTTCAGAAAGTTCAGAATTCGGTTATACGCACTATGTTCCAAATGAATATTGAAATTCGATTTGGACAAGAAATTCCCGAAGAAAAACCGAAAAATATTCAAACTAACGCGGAAGAAATTACAACAGCACTCACCGCAGAAGATACGGTTTCTCGCGCGGGTCCACACCGAGTTTCAGCAAATAATATTCCCCCTTCCGCCGTTTCAAAAATATCCTCTGGACGTGTTCGAGCAGAATCTACCACACCACAAAAACAACCCGAAGCAGGGAGAAATGACCAGTGTCCGTGCGGAAGCGGAAAAAAGTACAAGAAGTGTTGTGGAAAAGAAGATTAA